Part of the Nicotiana sylvestris chromosome 2, ASM39365v2, whole genome shotgun sequence genome, tcatgtttatatttataaatatcactctttacggttgcgcgaggccatcctttataaatAGGATTAAAAATTCTTCTAATATAgtgcacaaaatgagggttagaaggaaaactatagggtaagcacataatagtaaccatttttgtcaattcttcacgatctttatttggatcataatataaaatgtcaCCGGTAatagtgttaattcccggttgaactagatttgaacctgtactagggttaaccgtagtatctacacttgtcccctcttgcgcagctttcatttgtaaatatctagctttatctatagggtgtttcaatatgtgtctagtcaaactacccgtaccgctacggtctccagtatatttatagccatcaaagacccacaagttttacacttagccttattttgttctcttagttgagtaaaaaagtgccaaacaagagatgtttcgggccgtttagaaggttttctattaaaagtaggggttactacaggagggtcaggcggggcatcagttgggttattaacaggactagtaggtgtattaTCTAAATCtggttgcgtttcatctaaatcatcattttcctcatcattttcaaagatagtttgattaggataaagagcattcatgacttcttcatttaattgttgacctggtgcaacatcatggcaaaattgactatcggaaaattgaaaacaaggtttatcactatcaagaataataggtggaggaagacgggtaacaggtctgggtcggggagccgggggaagagtagtagcttggcaactagattcaccaattttagattttcccttactcttaccaccaaatatttttttcaaagaaaagtccatattaattataattatactaaataaaacaaacaaaactataatattaaaacttaaaagttggaatgagtttaccgaattgatgaacaacttcttgaaaattgaatatcgttgaatacttgaatacttcaattcaccaacttcacagtttttcacgaaattgcaataataaagtaagcaattatagaagaaaattagagagagattgatgaatttgtgagtaaaaatgaaagaatgaggggtatttatagttgagaatagggaaaaagtgtaattataaaaagtttggggttaaaacaaattTTGGggaccaaatggctattttttaaagttCCAAACGACTGAAAATTGAAGGCCAACGactagattttaaaaatctgaccgttggcccttttaaaaaaaaaaatagccgttggggcccgtttggcccggttgaaccggcctagggccgcctgccggtcccgggctcacGGGCTATTTGGTCAGGACCAGCCCGCTATGGGCTTTTGCACCACTAGAGACCGGCCCATTTGGCCTGTTTGCCCGGGTCGATCCCGGGCTAGGCCCGGCCCATAATATACCCTTACCTGCAAGTTGGGTAAATTATAGACTTTGTAACACCAAATACTCCAATTTTGATCAGCAATGCAATTGGAGAGGTGAGTAAAAAACAGATAAAAAGACGAAACGAGATTAAATATAGTTTACTAACACTTAGCATTGTACTCTAACACTGCTTGCAATCCCAAATTGAGCAATTTTAAAAAAACTTATTTAGCAGTTGATCGCCAGATTAAATATAGTTCGATCGCCAtctacattttttttttttttttgcaaagcagaGAATATGGGATACGGAGAACCTCACATCCTAGTACCATGCGACCACAAAACTTAGTCTCCTCTGGCCTCTTCAGGAAAACTCAGTTTAATGACATTATTGTAGTCTTGAGCGGATTAATATGAAGATCACTACAGGATACaaattcagttttaataaagtaatGTAGGCAGTGAAAGCTCAATAATCAGTGTCAAGAAGCCATCAATTAGTAACTGTCAGACAGACTAGTCCTGGTCAAGGAGAAAAAGAAGCATCAAGAAAGTTAGGAACTGCTGATTCTATATGTTTGGTGGTCACTTTACTTAAATTGATTTTAACAGATAGGAGGAGAGATGAAAGAAAATTTCCAAATGTTCTCCATAGTAATCTGCTTCTGATCAACAACATAATCTGCACCAACTAAGGAGATATATACGCTGAAGGTGGTTGGTTCACAAGATCTCCATGACCTTTCTGCACAACTACATTCACATGGAACTAACCAGATAAAATTAAGCATTACTTTATTAGTTAGTAGTGTAGTTTCAGAAGAAACTTGCTGTCTGACCTATTCTCAGACAGGTAGCACCTTTGTCTCCTACACAGATTTAGAGGGAAAAGTTTCACTTGCTTCCATAGAGCCAGCATAATTTCATGAACAACAATGCTAACAAATTCTGGACCAAAATTAAAAGTAAGGACAAGAGCTAATCAGTAGTAGCTCAGAGGTTTGATCAGTGTATAGGTGAACAGCCTTACAACACATATAGTGGTCCTGAATATTCACCATTTTACAGCCGCCCTCTCACCTTCGCTTCCAACTGCTTTTGTACCTTAGATATTATGGACAACTGAAGTATTTGCCAAAGTCAAACAAAGAATCAAGATATTTATCCAATTAAAATGGTGTGCCAATAGCACTTCAGTCACTGGGAACATAGAAATAATTTTGCTTTTCTATCATGTATAATTTGCTAATCACATAGACAATCAAGTAGAATACATGGATCCTGCATTATTTCTGTACCACCTAATTTTCTGAAACACAACCTATGGAATGAACTGAGGTGGTCCATAATCCTATAATAATTAATGAAGAAAAAACAAGTCGATAACTAATTGTTCGTGGTGTATACTTGCAACTTTGTGGAGTAAGAATTGCAGAAAACACAACAATCTGACATTATATGTTGGATTATGCTTCCTTCTTCAACCTTAAGCCCTCTACTCTGCTTGTTCCAAAGATGCACAGCCAAACTTTGGCTCTGAATCTTCCGGAGTTTAGAGAGCAACCATTTCGAATGAGTCTCATTCCTCGGCCCAAGAAAGAGACTACCAATCCTACTCCAATCAACTGGATAAAAAGCCATCGGAGGCAAAACTGTGAAATTGTATCCATCCCTTCCACTTACCCTTGACACTACCCTTGAAACTAAGTAAGGACCATTATGACCCCATTTATTCCCATCAAATGTAAGTGCAAATTCTTCAATGAACTTGTACAACAAAGGATGCCCCTTATCAAAAATCATTACAGCATTATTTAACCTGCTCCAATTTCTTGTTTCAACATCAATAGTTTGAGCCCCAATTACATTTCTTAGCTTCCCAAAACTTCTCAACACTATAACATCAGTATCCAAATAAATCCCACCAAACTTGTACAATAAACCAAGTCTAAGCAAATTTGAGAGGTTTTGACCTATAGAAACTTCCCCTGGATCTATATTACCCTTCATTAAGCTATCAACCCAGGCTTGAGCCAAtgtatttttaaacaaataataataatcaggTGAAATTGCAGTTACCCTTAATTCTTTCTCAAAGAAAGCCTTTAAAATTTGCATTCCTTTTGGTGAATCCATTGAATTGGACATAATTACCAAACAGCCATTTGGATGTGCTTTGAATAAACTCTCAACAGCAAACTGTTCCCTTTCACCAAAAGATTCAATTGAAGAAATCCAAGTCATAAAAAACCTGTACTTACATGAAGTATTGGATGATTTAGCTCCAAAAAACTCTTTTATTCTCATTGAGAACTCATTAATTCTTGCCCCTGAACCAAGAACTTTCACTAAAGACTTCTTTTTCCGACTTCTTCTAGGATAATAAGCCATTGAATTGTATGTAAAACTCACAAAGTTCGGATTTTTGCGGGAAATGGTCAACTGGGTGTTTGTTTTTTGAAGTGGGGTTTCTTCTTTTACTGCATATATCACAGAAGATGAGAGTTTAGTTGAAGAAGATAAAGAAACCAACTTTCTTGATTTTCTGGCGACATTTTCAGTTAAAAAGCTAGAAATCTCCGGCGAGGAGTTGGCCGGGACTGGAACTTGAATATAGAACACAGTGGAACTGTTGTAAGCTAAGAGAAAAAGCAGAAAAAAAGAAACAACTGCATATAAGGACCTTTTAGTCAACTGGAAATTACAGCAATGGtgaaaaaaatgaaacaaactagAATTGGTAGTTCTCTTAGTACTATTAATTACAGTGTCCATTGTCTTTTCTTGGACATAAAAATGTCTCCTTTTTCATAGCTGATGTCTGAAGTATTTTT contains:
- the LOC104241090 gene encoding uncharacterized protein At4g19900, with the translated sequence MDTVINSTKRTTNSSLFHFFHHCCNFQLTKRSLYAVVSFFLLFLLAYNSSTVFYIQVPVPANSSPEISSFLTENVARKSRKLVSLSSSTKLSSSVIYAVKEETPLQKTNTQLTISRKNPNFVSFTYNSMAYYPRRSRKKKSLVKVLGSGARINEFSMRIKEFFGAKSSNTSCKYRFFMTWISSIESFGEREQFAVESLFKAHPNGCLVIMSNSMDSPKGMQILKAFFEKELRVTAISPDYYYLFKNTLAQAWVDSLMKGNIDPGEVSIGQNLSNLLRLGLLYKFGGIYLDTDVIVLRSFGKLRNVIGAQTIDVETRNWSRLNNAVMIFDKGHPLLYKFIEEFALTFDGNKWGHNGPYLVSRVVSRVSGRDGYNFTVLPPMAFYPVDWSRIGSLFLGPRNETHSKWLLSKLRKIQSQSLAVHLWNKQSRGLKVEEGSIIQHIMSDCCVFCNSYSTKLQVYTTNN